From a region of the Spirochaetota bacterium genome:
- a CDS encoding DUF362 domain-containing protein gives MKKSKVVIIKTKPEKVLADYEKALKLADAQKILQKNTPVILKDNISWHLPMPSANSTPWQLEGTIKALKNMGFKDIVAVENKTVVTKPKHGEKLNKFDVVFDKYGIPIRYNFNPADMKWIVYNPKAKLRVLPKIYPEGVMIPDYFIGKNIIHLPTMKCHIYTTTTGSMKNAFGGLLSTKRHYTHSWIHETLVDLLKIQKEIHPGIFAVMDGTSAGNGPGPRTLQPVQADYILASGDQVAIDAVAAKIMGFDPMKLDFIRLAVEEGLGNGNPRDIEIVGEDISKVNLNFSVGDNFASTFGDLFWFGPLKALQKLMFHTPLVYLFIFASAFYHDRIWWNLKGKKVLETWKKESPWGRLWESY, from the coding sequence ATGAAAAAGTCAAAAGTCGTTATAATCAAAACAAAACCGGAAAAGGTCCTTGCCGACTACGAGAAGGCATTGAAGCTGGCGGACGCGCAGAAAATACTGCAGAAGAACACGCCTGTCATTCTTAAAGATAATATTTCATGGCACCTGCCGATGCCGAGCGCCAATTCCACACCCTGGCAGCTCGAGGGCACCATCAAGGCCCTGAAGAACATGGGCTTTAAAGACATCGTGGCCGTGGAGAACAAGACCGTCGTCACCAAGCCGAAGCACGGCGAGAAGCTCAATAAGTTCGACGTGGTCTTCGACAAGTATGGCATTCCCATCAGGTATAACTTCAATCCGGCCGATATGAAATGGATCGTGTACAACCCCAAGGCGAAGCTGCGGGTTCTCCCGAAGATATATCCCGAGGGCGTCATGATACCGGATTATTTCATCGGCAAGAACATCATCCACCTGCCCACGATGAAGTGCCATATCTACACCACGACGACCGGCTCCATGAAGAACGCCTTCGGCGGCCTCCTGAGCACGAAGCGCCATTACACCCACTCGTGGATCCATGAAACGCTGGTCGATCTGCTCAAGATACAGAAGGAGATCCACCCGGGCATTTTCGCAGTCATGGACGGGACTTCCGCCGGCAACGGCCCGGGCCCCCGGACTCTTCAGCCGGTCCAGGCCGATTACATCCTCGCATCGGGCGACCAGGTGGCCATCGACGCGGTGGCCGCAAAGATCATGGGCTTTGACCCGATGAAGCTCGACTTCATCCGCCTGGCCGTCGAGGAGGGCCTCGGCAACGGCAATCCCCGCGACATCGAGATCGTGGGCGAGGACATCTCGAAGGTGAATCTGAATTTTTCCGTGGGCGACAACTTCGCCAGCACCTTCGGCGACCTCTTCTGGTTCGGGCCCCTCAAGGCGCTCCAGAAGCTGATGTTCCACACGCCCCTGGTGTACCTGTTTATATTCGCGTCGGCCTTTTACCATGACCGGATATGGTGGAACCTGAAGGGAAAAAAGGTCCTCGAAACCTGG
- a CDS encoding EamA family transporter — MFWLLLSIFLGALGQLFFKLATDSVRDRVQMIDFYLALAMNYNLWLGFISYGLSFLIWLRILTKFDLSYARPMVGLGYVVTAVLAVLVLGEKVTMMRWIGILLTVAGIVVLNMTKNG, encoded by the coding sequence ATGTTCTGGCTTTTATTATCCATATTCTTAGGCGCCCTGGGGCAGCTCTTTTTCAAGCTGGCCACGGACAGCGTAAGGGACCGGGTGCAGATGATTGATTTTTACCTGGCCCTGGCGATGAATTACAACCTATGGCTCGGATTCATCTCCTACGGCCTGAGCTTCCTGATCTGGCTCCGGATCCTGACGAAATTCGACCTCAGCTACGCCCGGCCCATGGTGGGTCTCGGATACGTGGTCACGGCGGTCCTGGCGGTGCTCGTTCTCGGGGAGAAGGTCACCATGATGAGGTGGATAGGGATTTTGCTCACCGTGGCGGGCATAGTGGTATTGAATATGACAAAGAATGGTTGA
- a CDS encoding ribonuclease H-like domain-containing protein, producing MVRYPGEEIDPREAVRRYQQELLDASGGVSDFIPVTFQYPVAVCIAKVDKDFRLIDIVSLDDPEFRPDEMARLFWLGVEDVYDGASLVTYNGRGFDIPLMELMAYRYGYGPKRHFKDKFAARNRYSTKHIDLQDWLSNYNAIRMNGGLNLLAKVIGKPGKMQTKGNEVYSMFLEGRLRDINNYCTHDVLDTYFVFLRTRVLLGEITIVREQEIVRQTKYFLEENQERIPALKEYLANWGDWDPWP from the coding sequence ATGGTCCGCTATCCCGGCGAGGAGATCGATCCCCGCGAGGCGGTGCGGAGGTACCAGCAGGAGCTGCTGGATGCCTCGGGCGGCGTGTCCGATTTCATTCCTGTCACCTTCCAGTATCCGGTGGCGGTGTGCATCGCGAAGGTTGACAAGGATTTCAGGCTTATCGACATCGTATCCCTCGACGATCCGGAATTCCGTCCCGACGAGATGGCGCGCCTGTTCTGGCTCGGCGTCGAGGACGTGTATGACGGGGCCTCGCTGGTCACCTATAACGGGAGGGGGTTCGACATCCCCCTCATGGAGCTCATGGCCTACCGTTACGGGTACGGCCCGAAGCGCCATTTCAAGGATAAGTTCGCGGCGCGCAACCGCTACAGCACCAAGCACATCGATCTTCAGGACTGGCTTTCCAACTACAACGCCATCCGGATGAACGGCGGCCTGAATCTCCTCGCCAAGGTGATCGGCAAGCCCGGAAAGATGCAGACGAAGGGGAACGAGGTCTATTCCATGTTCCTGGAAGGCCGGCTCCGTGACATCAACAACTACTGCACCCATGATGTCCTGGACACCTATTTCGTCTTCCTGCGGACCCGGGTGCTCCTGGGGGAGATCACCATCGTGCGGGAGCAGGAGATCGTCAGACAGACAAAATATTTCCTGGAAGAAAACCAGGAGCGGATACCGGCCCTGAAGGAGTACCTGGCAAACTGGGGCGACTGGGATCCCTGGCCGTAA
- a CDS encoding HEAT repeat domain-containing protein produces MKRLISIMLFVVAASVMVQAQESKQEAKTEKTAKEYIADLSSGGDEKTLIEAAQFVGDKKEKDAVPGLINLLTDKREMVRMESAVSLGLIGEESAADALNNVLVNDESAQVRYAAILAVLRIGSKKSLDPLKQAKEKDSDPFIQDLLVKLEAKAKK; encoded by the coding sequence ATGAAACGATTAATATCCATCATGCTGTTCGTAGTCGCCGCGAGCGTTATGGTGCAGGCGCAGGAATCAAAACAGGAAGCTAAAACGGAAAAAACAGCGAAAGAATATATAGCCGATCTGTCATCCGGCGGTGACGAAAAGACCCTCATCGAGGCGGCGCAGTTTGTCGGCGATAAAAAGGAAAAGGACGCCGTGCCGGGCCTTATCAATCTCCTGACCGACAAGCGGGAAATGGTGCGGATGGAATCGGCCGTATCCCTGGGCCTCATCGGCGAGGAGAGCGCCGCCGATGCCCTGAACAACGTCCTTGTCAATGACGAGAGCGCCCAGGTCCGCTACGCGGCGATCCTGGCGGTCCTCCGGATCGGATCGAAGAAGTCCCTTGATCCGCTGAAGCAGGCGAAAGAGAAGGATTCGGACCCCTTTATCCAGGACCTCCTCGTGAAGCTGGAAGCAAAGGCGAAGAAGTAA
- a CDS encoding S1 RNA-binding domain-containing protein codes for MSRLDDHSEDLNNENFEQMLEQSMNRRDDFDIGAKVEGKVVFITGELAFIDISGKSEAVIGIEEFRNDDGSLSVQVGDTLQAYVVSRTGGEIHLTSSLGRGGINPGLMQMAYRESIPVHGTVTDTVKGGYSVSVGGIKCFCPVSQIDTRNPSDPKSMVNRAFLFKIIEYKEKGRNIIVSRSALLEEQRKATQDSLKQTLKPGDRITGTISGVRDFGVFVDIGGVEALVPKSELTWSRYADTSAYRPGVKIDAVVKSIDWDNKRLTLSVKDLSPEPWEHIDRYETGQTVSGVVVNIIKNGAFMELEPGLDGFIHVSRMNFLKKINRPDEVVSIGDHVNARIVSINNGEKKISLELVPNEPNPWEGDGKDIADSVQEVTIEDVKPAGLNVRLANGMLGFIPRGELNTKIESEIQKKYAEGGTLQAAVLRIEQNNRKLILSEREALKAEERSDYEKFIKKDSSPQSTSLGSLLKNKFDDIQKKMDK; via the coding sequence ATGAGCAGATTAGACGACCATAGCGAAGACCTAAATAACGAAAACTTTGAGCAGATGCTTGAACAGTCCATGAACCGGAGGGACGACTTCGACATCGGCGCAAAGGTCGAGGGAAAAGTCGTTTTTATCACCGGCGAACTTGCCTTCATCGACATATCCGGCAAGAGCGAGGCCGTTATCGGCATTGAAGAATTCAGGAACGACGACGGGTCTCTCTCGGTCCAGGTCGGGGACACCCTCCAGGCCTACGTGGTGTCCCGGACCGGAGGTGAGATACATCTCACCAGCAGCCTCGGCAGGGGCGGCATCAACCCGGGCCTCATGCAGATGGCCTACCGGGAATCAATACCGGTACACGGGACCGTCACAGACACCGTCAAGGGCGGGTACTCGGTATCGGTCGGCGGGATAAAATGCTTCTGCCCCGTATCGCAGATCGACACGAGGAACCCGTCGGACCCCAAGTCGATGGTCAACAGGGCCTTTCTTTTTAAAATAATCGAGTACAAGGAAAAGGGAAGGAACATAATCGTATCGCGCAGCGCCCTCCTGGAAGAGCAGCGGAAGGCGACCCAGGACAGCCTGAAGCAGACCCTGAAACCGGGGGACCGCATAACCGGGACCATATCCGGCGTCCGCGATTTCGGCGTCTTCGTCGACATCGGCGGCGTGGAAGCGCTGGTCCCCAAATCGGAGCTTACCTGGAGCCGGTATGCTGACACCTCCGCGTACCGGCCCGGCGTGAAGATCGACGCCGTCGTCAAGTCGATCGACTGGGACAACAAGCGGCTGACCCTGAGCGTCAAGGACCTTTCCCCCGAGCCGTGGGAGCACATCGACAGGTATGAGACGGGACAGACCGTTTCCGGCGTCGTGGTCAACATCATCAAGAATGGCGCCTTCATGGAGCTCGAGCCGGGGCTGGACGGCTTCATACACGTATCGCGCATGAACTTCCTGAAAAAGATAAATCGCCCGGACGAGGTGGTTTCCATAGGAGATCACGTGAATGCCCGGATCGTCAGCATCAACAACGGGGAGAAGAAGATTTCCCTTGAGCTGGTGCCCAACGAGCCGAACCCCTGGGAAGGGGACGGCAAGGACATCGCCGATTCCGTCCAGGAGGTCACGATTGAGGACGTCAAGCCCGCCGGTCTCAACGTGCGGCTGGCCAACGGAATGCTGGGATTCATTCCACGCGGCGAGCTGAACACGAAAATTGAATCCGAGATCCAGAAAAAATACGCCGAGGGCGGCACCCTGCAGGCGGCGGTGCTCCGCATCGAGCAGAACAACCGGAAGCTGATCCTGAGCGAACGGGAGGCCCTTAAGGCGGAAGAGCGCTCGGACTACGAAAAATTCATCAAGAAGGATTCATCGCCCCAATCTACATCTCTCGGATCGCTGTTGAAAAACAAGTTTGACGATATACAGAAAAAGATGGACAAATAA
- a CDS encoding restriction endonuclease, giving the protein MLVPALIAMAVILGLTLLYIYVLAPRLNPYNRAMGYLNQNMKDEAIVEFRKILDNDPNDFLVHWNLAKIYFDRNDIDEGVLHLEEVRRIGKYNSQVPKAAVERKLAESYLVRDDVLKAFTNFYDVLMDYPGDEEALYHAAFILLGQEYFEQALRLFERLVKLDKKSFEIFFGAGIASYQSQKTSEPGEYFKEALAIDPHSDIANLAMAFALQRKRDYKTALNYAKMIIDTSKDESALLVARRLYALLCVQAKRPAEAVKVLESLLEYVRANDMKDEEAIILYDLGFAALHAEMTELAYDYWNQLYQLDRGFMNVQFLTTKLRREMDAVTKPGAGEGEGSVIDHSADWLRDAFPVDFLWKICGLKSELVVDLDGVLSSAARADAARDDGQPLDRDEASGEAADNISTFIKLDVESFRIIANRAVARMGFRVDEILPTYREPDGVDFMAINLATKDKTLVWVRRWKDLRIGEIPLRNLAQAVNDAKVKQGIFVTTSDLTNAGVTATERLPKVRVVLPEELGTLLDGLL; this is encoded by the coding sequence ATGCTGGTACCCGCATTGATAGCCATGGCGGTCATACTGGGCCTGACCCTGCTGTATATCTATGTCCTGGCCCCCCGCCTGAATCCCTATAACCGCGCAATGGGCTACCTCAATCAGAACATGAAGGACGAGGCCATAGTCGAGTTCAGGAAGATCCTCGACAATGACCCCAATGATTTCCTGGTGCACTGGAACCTCGCGAAGATATATTTCGACCGGAACGATATCGACGAGGGAGTGCTTCACCTCGAGGAGGTCAGGAGGATAGGCAAGTACAATTCACAGGTGCCGAAGGCCGCCGTCGAGCGCAAGCTCGCGGAGTCGTATCTTGTCCGAGATGACGTGCTGAAGGCCTTCACCAACTTCTACGACGTGCTGATGGATTATCCCGGAGACGAGGAGGCGCTCTATCACGCGGCGTTCATTCTCCTCGGCCAGGAATATTTCGAGCAGGCGCTTCGCCTCTTCGAGCGCCTCGTTAAATTAGACAAGAAGAGCTTCGAGATATTCTTCGGCGCCGGCATCGCGAGCTACCAGAGCCAGAAGACAAGCGAGCCTGGAGAGTATTTCAAGGAAGCCCTCGCCATAGATCCCCATTCGGATATCGCAAATCTCGCCATGGCTTTCGCGCTGCAGAGAAAGCGCGACTACAAGACGGCCCTGAATTACGCCAAGATGATCATCGATACCAGCAAGGACGAAAGCGCCCTCCTGGTGGCGAGGAGGCTCTACGCGCTGCTCTGCGTGCAGGCGAAGCGCCCGGCGGAGGCGGTGAAGGTTTTGGAATCGCTCCTGGAGTATGTCCGCGCCAACGACATGAAGGACGAGGAGGCCATTATCCTCTACGATCTCGGCTTTGCCGCGCTCCACGCGGAGATGACCGAGCTCGCCTATGATTACTGGAACCAGCTCTACCAGCTTGACCGGGGCTTCATGAACGTCCAGTTCCTTACCACGAAGCTGCGCAGGGAGATGGACGCCGTCACGAAGCCCGGAGCGGGCGAGGGGGAGGGTTCGGTCATCGATCATTCCGCCGACTGGCTGCGCGACGCCTTTCCGGTTGATTTTCTGTGGAAGATATGCGGCCTCAAGTCGGAGCTGGTGGTGGACCTTGACGGCGTCCTCTCCTCCGCCGCGCGGGCCGATGCGGCCCGTGACGATGGGCAGCCGCTCGACAGGGACGAGGCATCGGGCGAGGCGGCTGACAATATCAGCACCTTCATAAAGCTGGACGTGGAGAGCTTCAGGATCATAGCGAACAGGGCGGTGGCGAGGATGGGCTTCCGGGTGGACGAGATACTCCCCACCTACCGGGAGCCGGACGGCGTCGATTTCATGGCGATCAACCTCGCGACCAAGGACAAGACCCTTGTCTGGGTGAGAAGGTGGAAGGATCTGCGGATCGGCGAGATTCCTCTCCGGAACCTGGCCCAGGCCGTGAACGACGCCAAGGTCAAGCAGGGCATTTTCGTCACCACCAGCGATCTCACCAATGCGGGCGTGACCGCCACGGAGCGCCTCCCCAAGGTCAGGGTCGTGCTCCCCGAGGAATTGGGCACCCTGCTGGACGGACTGCTGTGA
- a CDS encoding STAS domain-containing protein, translating to MNLNIKRVDNVVVVYLASRLDVHLSAEIEKEINKIIQNEPEMHLLMNLQSVEYMSSSGLRIFVSTMRILKEQKRMLKLCNMNNAVKKIFEVVELMDMFDIYDTEEEALKSFK from the coding sequence ATGAATCTAAACATTAAAAGGGTTGATAACGTAGTCGTTGTTTACCTGGCAAGCAGGCTGGATGTACACCTCTCTGCTGAAATCGAAAAGGAGATAAATAAAATCATCCAGAATGAACCTGAAATGCATCTGCTCATGAACCTGCAAAGCGTCGAATATATGAGCAGCTCCGGCCTGCGGATTTTCGTCTCGACCATGAGGATACTCAAGGAGCAGAAGAGGATGCTGAAGCTCTGCAACATGAACAATGCCGTAAAGAAGATTTTCGAAGTAGTTGAGCTGATGGACATGTTCGATATATACGATACCGAGGAAGAAGCCCTGAAGTCCTTTAAATGA
- a CDS encoding tetratricopeptide repeat protein yields the protein MILTYVIVFLFIIILAGIMLYVINSFVLPRKIEEIARMIEAGQTRQAIKKLTDLLEKDDRNSYAHYLLAEAYLKEGNVKFAIVEYRQVFKYGKYGDQFKESDVRKKLAKLYMDQGQIEDAKGEYLLLTKIEPDNFQNYFELGSIYFRGNALDRATTFFKKSIALNQQDGQSYYFLGQIYYQNNLFPDSKQALIEAIKIEPTNYRAHYFLGLVLRQMGDMEWAIKEFEIAQKSEDLKVKCFLAKGSCHLQKGMIQKAMQEFERGLKFARKGSDTELGLRYYLAECCEKTRDLHSAIYQWEKIIEVKPNFRDVQAKLKNYAEFRQDDRIKDFLISGLSQFEHMSRKIVEAMNFTINDITIISDTEIEIIASESEGKWRNTRATNRIIRLVRSTDVVQEKYLRALHENLKAKNATRIIVITTGEFAQSAVDFANTRPIELYGKNELINMLSRF from the coding sequence ATGATACTGACCTATGTAATCGTTTTTCTCTTCATTATAATCCTCGCGGGGATCATGCTGTACGTTATCAACTCCTTTGTTCTCCCGCGGAAAATCGAGGAAATCGCCCGCATGATAGAGGCGGGCCAGACACGGCAGGCGATCAAAAAACTTACCGATTTACTGGAAAAGGACGACCGCAATTCCTACGCGCACTATCTCCTGGCCGAGGCCTACCTCAAGGAAGGCAATGTCAAGTTCGCCATCGTCGAGTACCGCCAGGTCTTCAAATACGGGAAATACGGCGACCAGTTTAAGGAGAGCGACGTTCGCAAGAAGCTCGCCAAGCTCTACATGGATCAGGGCCAGATCGAGGACGCCAAGGGCGAATACCTGCTCCTTACCAAGATCGAGCCGGACAATTTCCAGAATTACTTCGAGCTCGGCTCCATCTATTTCAGGGGCAACGCCCTGGACAGGGCCACGACCTTTTTCAAAAAGAGCATAGCGCTGAACCAGCAGGACGGGCAGTCATACTATTTCCTGGGCCAGATCTACTACCAGAACAATCTCTTTCCGGATTCGAAGCAGGCCCTTATCGAGGCGATCAAGATCGAGCCGACCAATTACCGCGCCCATTATTTCCTCGGCCTGGTCCTTCGCCAGATGGGGGACATGGAGTGGGCGATCAAGGAGTTCGAGATCGCGCAGAAGAGCGAAGACCTGAAGGTCAAGTGCTTTCTCGCCAAGGGGTCCTGCCATTTGCAGAAGGGAATGATCCAGAAAGCCATGCAGGAATTCGAGAGGGGCCTGAAATTCGCGCGCAAGGGGAGCGATACGGAGCTGGGGCTCCGCTATTACCTGGCCGAGTGCTGCGAGAAGACCAGGGACCTCCATTCCGCCATCTACCAGTGGGAGAAAATAATCGAGGTGAAGCCGAATTTCCGGGACGTCCAGGCGAAGCTCAAGAACTACGCGGAGTTCCGGCAGGACGACCGCATCAAGGATTTTCTCATTTCCGGCCTGTCCCAGTTCGAGCATATGTCGCGCAAGATCGTCGAGGCGATGAATTTCACAATCAACGACATCACTATCATCAGCGACACCGAGATCGAGATAATCGCCTCCGAGAGCGAGGGGAAATGGCGGAACACGCGGGCGACGAACCGGATAATCCGCCTCGTGCGGAGCACCGACGTGGTACAGGAAAAATACCTCCGCGCGCTTCATGAGAACTTGAAGGCGAAGAACGCCACCCGGATCATCGTCATCACCACCGGCGAGTTCGCCCAGTCCGCCGTAGATTTCGCCAACACGCGGCCCATCGAATTGTACGGAAAGAACGAGCTTATAAACATGCTGAGCAGATTCTGA
- a CDS encoding transcription elongation factor GreA codes for MANDIEAKRQSIRDELDKLNYEFKVEIPKRIAEARSYGDLKENAEYHAARERQSFVQALISQLNAQLGQLKALNPDDIADDRIGFGATVSVIDLDSDDRMEFIFVAPNEVDPSAGKISLSSPIGNAMQNKKVGETVEAVIPAGTRKYYVEKIVTIHGNILEEKYKG; via the coding sequence ATGGCAAACGATATTGAAGCAAAACGGCAATCCATCAGGGATGAATTGGATAAACTGAATTATGAATTCAAGGTGGAGATCCCCAAAAGGATAGCCGAGGCGCGCTCGTACGGCGACCTGAAGGAAAATGCCGAGTATCACGCGGCCCGGGAGCGGCAGTCCTTTGTCCAGGCTTTGATATCCCAGCTAAACGCCCAGCTCGGCCAGCTGAAGGCCCTTAACCCCGACGATATAGCGGACGACCGGATCGGCTTCGGCGCCACGGTCAGCGTTATCGACCTGGACAGCGATGACCGGATGGAATTCATTTTCGTTGCGCCCAACGAGGTGGACCCCTCGGCGGGGAAGATATCGCTATCTTCGCCCATCGGCAACGCCATGCAGAACAAGAAGGTCGGTGAAACGGTCGAGGCCGTGATCCCCGCGGGGACCAGGAAGTACTACGTTGAAAAGATAGTCACCATCCACGGAAATATTCTGGAAGAAAAATATAAGGGTTAG
- a CDS encoding SoxR reducing system RseC family protein produces the protein MEQGIVIEIRDGMALVETGVSSSCEGCAAGHSCLIGSDGAKRRLWMDNDGGARVGDEVAFRIAGAAVVMSAVVVYLVPAAMLIGGIILGASAGATFGLKGDLPLIGGGAAGLILSVLFSLAASALMKKKKVAEPRMVDITRRGGSINCG, from the coding sequence ATGGAACAGGGCATCGTAATTGAAATACGGGACGGCATGGCCCTGGTGGAGACCGGAGTCTCTTCCAGTTGCGAGGGCTGCGCAGCCGGCCATTCCTGCCTCATCGGCTCGGACGGAGCGAAGCGGCGCCTCTGGATGGACAATGACGGAGGCGCCAGGGTCGGCGATGAGGTGGCCTTCCGTATCGCCGGCGCGGCGGTGGTCATGAGCGCCGTCGTCGTGTACCTTGTCCCGGCTGCCATGCTCATTGGCGGCATCATACTGGGGGCATCAGCGGGAGCAACCTTCGGACTTAAGGGCGATCTCCCTCTGATAGGGGGAGGCGCGGCGGGGCTGATCCTTTCAGTCCTCTTTTCGCTGGCCGCGTCAGCCCTAATGAAGAAAAAAAAAGTCGCCGAACCCCGGATGGTAGACATAACGCGGAGGGGCGGGTCAATTAATTGCGGTTGA